In a single window of the bacterium genome:
- a CDS encoding thiamine pyrophosphate-dependent enzyme translates to MGDIRRFLRPALMPHILCPGCSHGIVAGALLRAIDRLDVAQDSVAVVAGIGCSSRLVGSLDFCTLHTTHGRAPAFATGLKLARPDLHVIVLTGDGDGLAIGGNHLIHAARRNIDLTCVLFNNEVYGMTGGQLAPTTPGGATTTTSPYGNVEAPFDACRLIAAAGATFVGRGLAYEPAVLEDLFLRGLRHPGFAFIEVISDCPEFYGRYNGLGSPTAMLYGQKRAAAAIDAPLASGASTLLHESDAAPAAVPLDTGVLVEIERPEFCARVRALAAGGKSR, encoded by the coding sequence ATGGGCGACATCCGCCGCTTCCTGCGTCCGGCGCTGATGCCGCACATTCTCTGTCCCGGCTGCAGCCACGGGATCGTGGCCGGGGCGCTGCTCCGCGCGATCGACCGCCTCGACGTGGCGCAGGATTCGGTCGCGGTCGTGGCCGGCATCGGATGCAGCAGCCGCCTCGTGGGCAGCCTGGATTTCTGCACCCTGCACACGACCCACGGCCGCGCGCCGGCCTTTGCCACGGGCCTGAAACTGGCGCGCCCCGATCTTCACGTGATCGTCCTCACCGGCGACGGCGACGGGCTCGCGATCGGCGGCAACCACCTCATCCACGCCGCGCGCCGGAACATCGATCTGACCTGCGTCCTCTTCAACAACGAGGTGTACGGGATGACCGGCGGGCAGCTGGCGCCGACGACGCCGGGCGGCGCGACCACGACCACGTCGCCGTACGGCAACGTCGAGGCGCCGTTCGACGCGTGCCGCCTGATCGCCGCCGCCGGCGCGACGTTCGTGGGCCGGGGGCTCGCGTACGAGCCGGCGGTGCTGGAAGACCTGTTCCTCCGCGGGCTGCGCCACCCGGGTTTCGCGTTCATCGAGGTGATCAGCGACTGCCCGGAGTTCTACGGCCGGTACAACGGGCTCGGCAGCCCCACCGCGATGCTCTACGGCCAGAAGCGCGCGGCCGCGGCGATCGATGCTCCGCTCGCGTCCGGCGCGTCCACGCTCCTGCACGAGAGCGACGCGGCCCCGGCCGCGGTCCCCCTCGATACCGGCGTGCTGGTCGAGATCGAGCGGCCCGAATTCTGCGCGCGCGTCCGCGCGCTCGCCGCCGGAGGGAAGAGCCGATGA
- a CDS encoding LeuA family protein, with protein MIKSVDLIYDWNTVGQRPRRPRGLLEINDETLRDGLQSPSVRQPSPEQKRRILHLMDDLGISSVNLGYPGAGRQALEDVVALAREIRAHRLRLRANCAGRTTEADIVPIAEAQQRSGVAIEAAIFLGSSPIRQYVEGWDIEFLVRTAETAVSHARRLGLDVMFVTEDTTRARPDDLRRLYTAAVAAGAARICVADTVGHAMPWGAWRLVRFVRRVVGDEVAIDWHGHRDRGLDVINALVAAEAGADRLHACALGIGERVGNTSMEQLLVNLRLLDWMGWAEVDLHALPEYCRAVADAVALPVLPNCPIVGKDAFETSSGVHAAAILKALHRDDRWLADRVYSSVPAEDIGREQRLTVGPMSGQANVMHWFEQHRIAPHPELVRRVLDCAKASTHVLRDEEIFALVASRAS; from the coding sequence ATGATCAAATCGGTGGACCTGATCTACGACTGGAACACCGTGGGCCAGCGTCCGCGCCGGCCGCGGGGCCTCCTCGAGATCAACGACGAGACGCTGCGCGACGGGCTGCAGAGCCCCTCGGTCCGGCAGCCGTCGCCGGAGCAGAAGCGCCGGATCCTGCATCTCATGGACGATCTCGGGATCTCCAGCGTGAATCTCGGGTACCCGGGCGCCGGCCGGCAGGCGCTGGAAGACGTCGTCGCCCTGGCGCGCGAAATCCGCGCGCACCGGCTGCGGCTCCGCGCGAACTGCGCCGGCCGGACCACCGAGGCCGACATCGTCCCGATCGCGGAGGCCCAGCAGCGGAGCGGGGTCGCGATCGAAGCCGCGATCTTCCTCGGGAGCAGTCCGATTCGCCAGTACGTCGAGGGCTGGGACATCGAGTTTCTCGTCCGCACGGCCGAGACCGCGGTCTCCCACGCGCGGCGGCTGGGGCTCGACGTGATGTTCGTCACCGAGGACACCACCCGCGCCCGCCCCGACGACCTGCGGCGTCTCTATACGGCCGCGGTGGCGGCCGGGGCCGCGCGGATCTGCGTGGCCGACACGGTCGGACACGCCATGCCGTGGGGGGCCTGGCGGCTCGTCCGGTTCGTGCGCCGCGTGGTCGGCGACGAGGTCGCCATCGATTGGCACGGCCACCGCGACCGCGGGCTCGACGTGATCAACGCCCTCGTCGCGGCCGAGGCCGGGGCGGACCGGCTGCACGCCTGCGCGTTGGGGATCGGCGAGCGCGTCGGCAACACCAGCATGGAGCAGCTGCTCGTGAATCTCCGGCTGCTCGACTGGATGGGCTGGGCCGAGGTCGATCTCCATGCGCTCCCCGAGTACTGCCGGGCCGTCGCCGACGCCGTGGCGCTGCCCGTGCTTCCCAACTGTCCCATCGTCGGCAAGGACGCGTTCGAGACGAGCAGCGGGGTGCACGCGGCGGCGATCCTCAAGGCCCTGCACCGGGACGACCGCTGGCTCGCCGACCGGGTGTACAGCAGCGTGCCGGCCGAGGACATCGGCCGCGAGCAGCGGCTCACCGTCGGGCCCATGAGCGGCCAGGCCAACGTGATGCACTGGTTCGAGCAGCACCGCATCGCGCCGCACCCGGAGCTGGTGCGCCGCGTGCTCGACTGCGCCAAGGCGAGCACGCACGTCCTGCGCGACGAAGAGATCTTCGCGCTCGTGGCGTCGCGCGCGTCGTGA
- a CDS encoding TetR/AcrR family transcriptional regulator, whose product MSAAVRRGAATLAELDAAHAAGAHDGRRPEGMRASILKAAAALFRRQGFERTTVQSIADAVGLKKGSLYHYITGKQRLLFEILQHALEHSLPALERIASSPSPAAARLRRAVRLHILTLARDHDNVACFLEEGRWLAPEFRAAHQVTRDRYEGCYRRIIADGIAAGEFAPTDVRLAGFAVLGIVNWVVRWYRPEGRLRAEEIAERFGDYAVGLLAGGRGGRDGRA is encoded by the coding sequence ATGAGTGCGGCCGTGCGCCGCGGGGCGGCCACGCTGGCGGAGCTGGACGCGGCGCACGCCGCGGGCGCGCACGACGGGCGCCGTCCCGAGGGCATGCGCGCGTCGATCCTCAAGGCGGCCGCGGCTCTGTTCCGCCGTCAGGGCTTCGAGCGCACGACGGTTCAAAGCATCGCGGACGCGGTGGGTCTCAAGAAGGGATCGCTCTACCACTACATCACCGGCAAGCAGCGGCTGCTCTTCGAGATCCTCCAGCACGCGCTCGAGCACTCCCTGCCGGCGCTCGAGCGCATCGCGTCCAGTCCGTCACCCGCCGCCGCACGGCTCCGCCGGGCGGTGCGGCTGCACATTCTCACGCTGGCGCGCGACCACGACAACGTGGCGTGCTTTCTCGAGGAAGGACGCTGGCTCGCGCCCGAATTCCGCGCCGCGCATCAGGTCACGCGCGATCGCTACGAGGGATGCTACCGCCGCATCATCGCGGACGGCATCGCGGCGGGCGAGTTCGCGCCGACCGACGTGCGGCTGGCGGGATTCGCGGTCCTGGGGATCGTCAACTGGGTCGTCCGCTGGTACCGGCCTGAGGGGCGGCTTCGCGCAGAAGAGATCGCCGAGCGGTTCGGCGACTACGCGGTCGGCCTGCTCGCGGGCGGGAGAGGGGGGCGGGATGGGCGCGCTTGA
- the leuD gene encoding 3-isopropylmalate dehydratase small subunit (catalyzes the isomerization between 2-isopropylmalate and 3-isopropylmalate in leucine biosynthesis), with protein MNTGAPGLRIAGRAWRFGDDISTDALSPGAYAVAPPAVRAAHTLEAVNPRFAAEVRPGDVVVAGRNFGCGSSRETAPEGLKALGVGCVVAASFARLFLRNAVAIGLPALPCADAAAAVADGDGLEIDLEAGIVRNLATGAVVRGRPLAPPMLDVLRAGGIGPLLRRRAGGARDRA; from the coding sequence ATGAACACCGGCGCGCCGGGCCTGCGCATTGCCGGCCGGGCGTGGCGCTTCGGCGACGATATCAGCACCGACGCGCTCTCTCCCGGCGCCTACGCGGTCGCCCCGCCCGCCGTCCGCGCGGCGCACACCCTGGAAGCGGTCAATCCGCGCTTCGCCGCGGAGGTGCGCCCCGGGGACGTGGTCGTGGCCGGACGGAACTTCGGCTGCGGCAGCAGCCGTGAGACGGCGCCGGAAGGGCTCAAGGCGCTCGGGGTCGGGTGCGTCGTCGCAGCGTCGTTCGCCCGCCTCTTTCTACGGAACGCCGTCGCCATCGGGCTGCCGGCGCTGCCGTGCGCGGATGCCGCGGCAGCCGTCGCCGACGGCGACGGCCTCGAGATCGATCTCGAGGCGGGAATCGTCCGCAACCTCGCCACCGGTGCCGTCGTGCGCGGCCGGCCGCTCGCACCGCCGATGCTGGACGTCCTGCGGGCCGGAGGGATCGGCCCGCTGCTCCGCCGGCGCGCGGGCGGCGCCCGGGACCGGGCATGA
- a CDS encoding 3-isopropylmalate dehydratase large subunit: protein MGMTMAEKILARASGQTAVVPGQFVTGRVDMALLHDIFAVPVFEMLRQSGFSSVWDSARVIVVLDHLVPAPSVAAAEVHRRIREFVREFEILHFFDAGNGICHQLVAEGGLAQPGQLLLGTDSHTTTAGALGIGGTGIGTSEMAYVLATGELWFQVPSTIRVDLAGRLAAGVMWKDVVLELAGQIGTDGAQYQALEFGGPAAGDVDIAGRLTIANMAVELGAKFGLFPADGATVRHFRRRDIGVDAFGPDADARYARAVRLDLEPLGPRVALPHAVDHVKPVQAVEGVTIHQAFIGSCTNGRLEDLRVAARILAGHRVHPRTRLLVAPASSQIERDAMSEGLLETLVDAGALLMPAGCGPCFGGHGGVLAAGERCIGTHNRNFSGRMGSPQAEIFLASPATVAASAVRGRITDPRRMLSPLPERR from the coding sequence ATGGGAATGACCATGGCGGAGAAAATCCTCGCCCGCGCCTCCGGCCAGACCGCGGTGGTCCCCGGCCAGTTCGTCACGGGCCGTGTCGATATGGCCCTCCTCCACGACATCTTTGCGGTTCCGGTCTTCGAGATGCTCCGGCAGTCGGGTTTTTCGTCGGTGTGGGACAGCGCCCGCGTGATTGTCGTGCTGGATCACCTGGTGCCCGCGCCGTCGGTGGCTGCGGCCGAGGTGCACCGCCGCATCCGCGAGTTCGTCCGCGAGTTTGAGATTCTGCATTTCTTCGACGCCGGGAACGGCATCTGCCATCAGCTCGTCGCCGAGGGGGGCCTGGCGCAGCCCGGGCAGCTGCTTCTCGGCACCGACTCGCATACGACGACCGCCGGCGCCCTCGGGATCGGTGGCACCGGCATCGGGACCTCCGAGATGGCGTACGTCCTGGCCACCGGGGAGTTGTGGTTTCAGGTTCCGTCGACGATTCGCGTCGACCTGGCCGGCCGGCTGGCCGCGGGCGTGATGTGGAAGGACGTGGTGTTGGAGCTCGCCGGGCAGATCGGCACCGACGGCGCCCAGTACCAGGCGCTGGAATTCGGCGGGCCGGCGGCCGGCGACGTCGACATCGCCGGCCGTCTGACGATCGCCAACATGGCCGTCGAGCTCGGCGCGAAGTTCGGCCTGTTTCCGGCGGATGGGGCGACCGTCCGGCACTTTCGCCGGCGCGACATCGGCGTGGACGCGTTCGGCCCCGATGCGGACGCGCGGTACGCGCGCGCGGTGCGCCTCGACCTGGAGCCTCTGGGCCCGCGGGTCGCACTGCCGCACGCCGTCGACCACGTGAAGCCCGTCCAGGCGGTCGAAGGCGTGACGATCCATCAAGCGTTCATCGGTTCGTGCACGAACGGCCGCCTCGAGGATCTGCGTGTCGCGGCCCGGATCCTCGCGGGCCACCGCGTCCATCCGCGCACGCGCCTCTTGGTGGCCCCCGCGTCCTCGCAGATCGAGCGAGACGCGATGTCGGAGGGGCTGCTCGAGACCCTCGTCGACGCCGGCGCGCTGCTGATGCCGGCCGGCTGCGGGCCGTGCTTCGGCGGGCACGGCGGGGTGCTGGCGGCCGGCGAGCGCTGCATCGGGACGCACAACCGCAACTTCTCCGGGCGGATGGGCAGTCCGCAGGCGGAGATCTTCCTGGCGTCGCCCGCGACGGTGGCCGCGAGCGCCGTCCGCGGCCGGATCACGGATCCCCGCCGCATGCTCTCCCCCTTGCCGGAGCGGCGATGA
- a CDS encoding 2-oxoacid:acceptor oxidoreductase family protein, with protein sequence MPSTRSVLIVGVGGQGVVLAGNILADVALAAGFDVKKSEVHGMSKRGGIVFSHVRYGAAVHSPLIGVGEADALVALEWAEGLRWRSYLRPDGVFISGTAQIVPPAAHLDHRRWARAYPAFDRAVLADHRGPVHTVDALAVARGAGSASLTNTVLLGVLAVHLELPRDAWEETIVRHVPARTAEMNVRAFREGLALAPARPAAPASMSSLPAASTSWSPAAEVEIAAAWCKGCDICVRVCPEHCLRLNARAIAEVADPAACTGCRLCEYLCPDFAVTVRRRPAAASAGGTP encoded by the coding sequence ATGCCTAGCACACGCAGCGTCCTCATCGTCGGCGTCGGCGGTCAGGGGGTCGTGCTCGCCGGCAACATCCTGGCCGATGTGGCCCTCGCCGCGGGCTTCGACGTGAAGAAGAGCGAGGTCCACGGCATGTCCAAGCGGGGCGGGATCGTGTTCAGTCACGTCCGCTACGGCGCGGCGGTGCACAGCCCGCTCATCGGCGTCGGCGAAGCCGACGCGCTGGTGGCGCTCGAGTGGGCGGAAGGGCTCCGGTGGCGGTCCTATCTGCGCCCCGACGGCGTGTTCATCTCCGGTACGGCGCAGATCGTCCCCCCCGCGGCCCACCTCGACCACCGCCGCTGGGCGCGCGCCTACCCCGCGTTCGACCGCGCGGTCCTCGCGGATCACCGCGGACCCGTGCACACGGTCGATGCCCTAGCCGTGGCCCGCGGCGCGGGCTCCGCCAGCCTGACGAACACGGTGCTGCTCGGCGTGCTCGCCGTCCATCTCGAGCTCCCGCGCGATGCGTGGGAGGAGACGATCGTTCGCCACGTGCCGGCGCGGACGGCGGAGATGAACGTGCGTGCGTTCCGCGAGGGTCTCGCGCTCGCGCCGGCGCGGCCGGCCGCACCGGCTTCGATGTCATCGTTGCCGGCCGCGTCAACGTCGTGGTCGCCCGCCGCGGAGGTCGAGATCGCCGCCGCGTGGTGCAAGGGGTGCGACATCTGCGTGCGGGTGTGTCCCGAGCACTGCCTCCGGCTGAACGCCCGCGCGATCGCCGAGGTTGCCGACCCCGCCGCCTGCACCGGGTGCCGGCTGTGCGAGTATCTCTGTCCCGACTTCGCGGTCACTGTGCGCCGCCGCCCGGCCGCGGCCTCCGCGGGAGGGACGCCGTGA
- a CDS encoding 2-oxoacid:acceptor oxidoreductase subunit alpha, with product MNQTPQLLQGNAACAAGAIAAGCRFYAGYPITPSSEIAEGMARRLPAAGGVFVQMEDEIASLAAVIGASLGGLRAMTATSGPGFSLMQEHIGFAAMAEVPCVIVNVMRGGPSTGLPTSPSQGDMMQVRWGTHGDVPSLVLTPGSVAEVYELTVAAFALAERFRTPVIVLYDEMLAHMREEAVLPAVPDGGVPGRRRPAVPPARYRPYEADADGIAPIADFGSGYRFHVTGLAHDDRGYPTQDPRTAAAHQRRRLDKIASYQSVVAPVRTLQLDDAEVAIVACGSAARAAEEAVGEARRRGIRAGLLRPIVLWPFPDESVRRTAASVKALVVAEMNLGQITREVERAAGGRVPVVPCHRADGELIEPEQILACVEALCPAGARV from the coding sequence GTGAACCAGACTCCGCAGCTCCTGCAGGGCAACGCGGCGTGCGCGGCCGGGGCGATCGCGGCCGGCTGCCGCTTCTACGCCGGGTATCCGATCACGCCGTCGTCGGAGATCGCCGAAGGGATGGCCCGGCGGCTTCCCGCCGCCGGCGGTGTGTTCGTGCAGATGGAAGACGAGATCGCGTCGCTCGCCGCCGTGATCGGCGCGTCCCTCGGCGGACTGCGGGCCATGACCGCGACAAGCGGGCCGGGATTCTCGCTCATGCAGGAGCACATCGGCTTCGCCGCGATGGCCGAGGTGCCGTGCGTGATCGTGAACGTCATGCGCGGCGGGCCGAGCACCGGCCTCCCGACGTCGCCGTCGCAGGGCGACATGATGCAGGTCCGCTGGGGCACCCACGGCGACGTGCCGAGCCTCGTCCTGACGCCGGGCTCGGTGGCCGAGGTGTACGAGCTGACCGTCGCGGCCTTTGCGCTCGCGGAGCGGTTCCGCACGCCGGTGATCGTGCTCTACGACGAGATGCTCGCGCACATGCGCGAGGAGGCGGTGCTGCCCGCGGTGCCGGACGGCGGCGTGCCGGGCCGCCGCCGTCCGGCGGTGCCGCCGGCGCGATACCGGCCGTACGAGGCGGACGCGGACGGCATCGCGCCGATCGCGGACTTCGGGAGCGGCTACCGGTTCCACGTCACCGGTCTTGCGCACGACGATCGCGGCTATCCCACGCAGGATCCCCGCACCGCCGCGGCGCACCAGCGCCGCCGGCTCGACAAGATCGCATCATACCAGAGCGTGGTCGCGCCGGTCCGCACCCTGCAGCTCGACGACGCCGAGGTGGCGATCGTCGCCTGCGGCAGCGCCGCCCGCGCGGCGGAGGAGGCCGTCGGCGAGGCGCGGCGGCGCGGCATCCGCGCGGGGTTGCTGCGCCCGATCGTGCTGTGGCCGTTTCCCGACGAGAGCGTGCGGCGCACCGCGGCGTCCGTCAAGGCGCTCGTGGTGGCCGAGATGAATCTCGGCCAGATCACGCGGGAGGTGGAGCGGGCCGCCGGCGGCCGGGTCCCGGTGGTGCCGTGCCACCGCGCCGACGGCGAGCTGATCGAGCCGGAGCAGATCCTGGCCTGCGTCGAAGCGTTGTGTCCGGCCGGGGCGCGCGTGTGA
- a CDS encoding phenylacetate--CoA ligase, which translates to MIWNPGAETVDRAALRVGQGERLRATVARVAEAVPFYRARLEAAGVRAAEIRGVDDLTRIPFTTKDDLRRSYPFGLLACPREQVAEFHCSSGTTGTPTAAAYTRRDWETWGETMARCLAGGGVGRGDVIQNAFGYGLFTGGLGFHYGAQHLGAAVLPASSGNTARQVRLLREFRVTVLCCTPSYALHIAEAIDASGGPPPALRCGAFGAEPWSEAARAEIERRLGIRASDIYGLSEVIGPGVAAECEARNGLHVQEDHFFPEVIDPATGAPLPPGMSGELVLTTLTKEAAPLLRYRTGDVTSLDPRPCACGRTLVRMARVGGRIDDMLIVRGVNLFPSDIESVLLRIPDLTPHYQIVIDRPRALDVLRVQVESRCAAPGESQALARRAESALRASLGLSAVVAVLPPGEIPRSEGKALRVIDRRSGRGGP; encoded by the coding sequence ATGATCTGGAACCCCGGCGCGGAGACCGTCGATCGCGCGGCGCTCCGCGTGGGGCAGGGCGAGCGGCTGCGCGCGACCGTCGCGCGCGTCGCCGAGGCGGTGCCGTTCTACCGCGCGCGCCTCGAGGCGGCGGGCGTCCGGGCGGCGGAGATCCGCGGCGTCGACGACCTCACCCGCATCCCGTTCACCACGAAGGACGATCTCCGGCGCTCGTATCCGTTCGGCCTGCTCGCGTGCCCGCGCGAGCAGGTCGCGGAGTTCCATTGCTCGTCGGGCACGACGGGGACGCCGACGGCGGCCGCGTACACGCGCCGCGATTGGGAGACGTGGGGCGAGACGATGGCGCGCTGCCTCGCCGGCGGCGGCGTGGGGCGCGGCGACGTCATCCAGAACGCGTTCGGCTACGGATTGTTTACCGGCGGGCTCGGCTTTCACTACGGCGCGCAGCACCTCGGGGCGGCGGTGCTGCCGGCTTCGTCCGGCAACACCGCGCGTCAGGTGCGCCTCCTGCGCGAGTTCAGGGTCACGGTGCTGTGCTGCACGCCGTCGTACGCCCTGCACATCGCCGAGGCGATCGACGCGTCGGGCGGGCCGCCCCCCGCGCTGCGGTGCGGCGCGTTCGGCGCGGAGCCCTGGTCCGAAGCGGCGCGCGCGGAGATCGAGCGCCGCCTCGGGATCCGCGCGTCCGACATCTACGGACTCAGCGAGGTGATCGGGCCGGGAGTCGCGGCGGAGTGCGAGGCGAGGAACGGGCTGCACGTGCAGGAGGACCACTTCTTCCCCGAGGTGATCGATCCGGCCACCGGCGCGCCGCTGCCGCCGGGCATGTCCGGAGAGCTGGTGCTCACCACGCTGACCAAGGAGGCGGCGCCGCTGCTTCGGTACCGGACCGGCGACGTCACCTCGCTCGATCCGCGGCCCTGCGCGTGCGGCCGCACGCTCGTCCGCATGGCCCGCGTCGGCGGCCGGATCGACGACATGTTGATCGTCCGCGGAGTCAACCTGTTCCCGTCGGACATCGAATCGGTGCTGCTGCGCATTCCGGATCTCACGCCGCACTATCAGATCGTCATCGACCGGCCGCGGGCGCTCGACGTGCTGCGGGTCCAGGTGGAAAGCCGCTGCGCGGCGCCCGGAGAGAGTCAGGCCCTCGCGCGGCGCGCGGAAAGCGCCCTGCGGGCGAGCCTCGGACTCTCCGCCGTCGTCGCCGTGCTGCCGCCGGGTGAGATTCCGCGAAGCGAGGGCAAGGCGCTCCGGGTCATCGACCGGCGTTCCGGGAGGGGAGGGCCATGA
- the iorA gene encoding indolepyruvate ferredoxin oxidoreductase subunit alpha, translating into MDAAVRDAHPGTAPARRVLLGNQAVAQGAYEAGVTVAAGYPGTPSTEILEALARCDGVYVEWSSNEKVALDVALGASLGGARALAAMKHVGLNVAADTLLAAAYTGVGAGLVVVSADDPGMHSSQNEQDNRLYARFAGIPLLEPADSADAKAFTAAAFELSEAYDTPVMLRTTTRISHGSGVVEIGGRRTPARPGFRRDPAKYVLLPAHARARHPILLERLARLEEEANISPLNAVELRDPRVGVVTGGIAAQYVRDALPEASVLRLGFSFPLPLRRIRDFAAAVDRLFVVEELEPIVEDALRAAGLRVEGKAYFPRTGELTPDLVREGFARAGVLDAAAPSPVPVVRATPRPPVLCPGCPHTVPFMALRQLGAVVAGDIGCYTLAALPPLAAIDTTLAMGSSIGMAIGLARSGARGGPVVAALGDSTFLHSGMSALLDAVYNRTPITVLILDNGTTAMTGGQPHPATGRTIRGDAAARTDLVALCRSLGVQWIRVVDPYDIGATHRALEAAVAHPGVSVVITNRPCVEAPVKIRRPPFTVAGEACNACQACMAMGCPALLWTDESYEGRFKVSIDPALCSGCAICPQLCPTGAIVMSPREPAPRGRDGASPDA; encoded by the coding sequence ATGGACGCGGCGGTGCGCGACGCGCATCCCGGGACCGCGCCGGCCCGGCGTGTGCTCCTCGGCAACCAAGCCGTGGCGCAGGGCGCCTACGAGGCCGGCGTGACGGTGGCGGCCGGGTATCCCGGTACGCCCAGCACCGAGATCCTGGAAGCGCTGGCGCGGTGCGACGGGGTCTACGTCGAGTGGTCGTCCAACGAGAAGGTCGCCCTCGACGTGGCGCTCGGCGCGTCCCTCGGCGGAGCCCGCGCGCTGGCCGCGATGAAGCACGTCGGCCTCAACGTGGCCGCGGACACGCTGCTCGCCGCGGCCTACACCGGCGTGGGGGCCGGTCTGGTCGTCGTCTCCGCCGACGATCCCGGCATGCACAGTTCTCAGAACGAGCAGGACAACCGTCTCTACGCCCGGTTCGCGGGCATTCCGCTCCTGGAGCCGGCGGATTCCGCGGACGCCAAGGCCTTCACCGCCGCGGCGTTCGAGCTCAGCGAAGCCTACGACACTCCGGTCATGCTGCGGACGACCACCCGCATCAGCCACGGGAGCGGCGTCGTCGAGATCGGCGGGCGGCGGACGCCGGCCAGGCCCGGCTTCCGCCGGGACCCGGCCAAGTACGTCCTGCTCCCGGCGCACGCGCGGGCGCGCCATCCCATCCTGCTCGAGCGGCTGGCCCGGCTTGAGGAGGAGGCGAATATCTCGCCCCTCAACGCCGTCGAGCTGCGCGATCCCCGCGTCGGCGTCGTCACGGGCGGCATCGCCGCGCAGTACGTGCGCGACGCGCTGCCAGAGGCGAGCGTGCTGCGGCTCGGCTTTTCGTTTCCGCTTCCGCTCCGGCGCATTCGGGATTTTGCCGCCGCGGTCGACCGGCTCTTCGTCGTCGAGGAACTCGAGCCGATCGTCGAAGACGCCCTGCGGGCGGCCGGGCTGCGGGTGGAGGGCAAGGCATATTTCCCGCGGACCGGCGAGCTGACGCCCGACCTGGTTCGCGAAGGCTTCGCGCGCGCGGGGGTGCTGGACGCGGCCGCACCGTCTCCCGTGCCGGTGGTCCGCGCCACTCCCCGGCCTCCGGTCCTCTGCCCCGGGTGTCCGCACACGGTCCCGTTCATGGCGCTGCGGCAACTCGGGGCCGTCGTCGCAGGGGACATCGGCTGCTACACACTGGCGGCGCTGCCGCCGCTCGCGGCGATCGACACGACGCTCGCGATGGGCTCGAGCATCGGGATGGCGATCGGCCTTGCGCGGTCCGGCGCGCGGGGCGGCCCGGTGGTGGCCGCGCTCGGCGACTCGACGTTCCTGCATTCCGGCATGTCCGCCCTGCTGGACGCGGTCTACAACCGCACGCCGATCACCGTCCTGATCCTCGACAACGGCACGACCGCGATGACGGGCGGGCAGCCGCACCCGGCGACCGGCCGGACGATCCGGGGCGACGCGGCGGCGCGCACCGATCTGGTGGCCCTGTGCCGGTCCTTGGGCGTGCAGTGGATCCGGGTGGTGGACCCGTACGATATCGGCGCCACCCATCGCGCGCTCGAGGCGGCCGTCGCGCATCCCGGGGTGTCGGTTGTCATCACCAACCGTCCGTGTGTCGAAGCGCCCGTGAAGATCCGCCGGCCGCCGTTCACGGTGGCCGGGGAGGCCTGCAACGCCTGCCAGGCGTGCATGGCGATGGGGTGCCCGGCGCTCCTCTGGACCGATGAGTCCTACGAGGGGCGATTCAAGGTCTCGATCGATCCGGCGTTGTGTTCCGGATGCGCGATCTGCCCGCAGCTGTGTCCCACCGGCGCCATCGTGATGAGTCCGCGCGAACCGGCCCCACGCGGCCGCGACGGAGCGTCCCCCGATGCCTAG
- a CDS encoding 2-oxoacid:acceptor oxidoreductase family protein encodes MRLAIRLGGAGGHGIALAGLILAEAAVAAGRRVVCTQAHGPESRGGASRSDLIISDERVAFPVPRRLDVLAVLTREAWERSRHALAPEGVAIVDAGCVAGAEGEAREAAAPYALPILETARAIGGSTRGANMVMLGLLCELTGVVPAGLLADAAARRVPEASRTANLAALDAGRKLAAARRRDGAAAS; translated from the coding sequence ATGAGGCTCGCGATCCGCCTCGGCGGCGCGGGTGGCCATGGGATTGCCCTCGCCGGGTTGATCCTGGCCGAGGCCGCGGTCGCCGCGGGCCGCCGCGTCGTCTGCACGCAGGCGCACGGACCGGAGTCGCGGGGTGGCGCGAGCCGGTCCGACCTGATCATCAGCGATGAGCGCGTGGCCTTCCCGGTTCCCCGGCGGCTCGACGTGCTGGCGGTGCTCACACGGGAAGCGTGGGAACGGTCGCGGCACGCGCTTGCGCCGGAAGGCGTGGCGATCGTGGACGCGGGATGTGTCGCGGGCGCGGAGGGCGAGGCGCGCGAGGCGGCCGCTCCCTACGCGCTGCCGATCCTCGAGACGGCGCGGGCGATCGGAGGATCCACGCGCGGCGCCAACATGGTGATGCTGGGCCTCCTGTGCGAGTTGACCGGGGTCGTGCCGGCCGGGCTCCTCGCGGACGCGGCGGCGCGCCGGGTGCCGGAGGCCTCCCGGACCGCCAACCTCGCGGCGCTCGACGCGGGGCGCAAACTCGCCGCGGCGCGGCGCCGGGATGGCGCGGCCGCGTCATGA